The genomic interval ttttttttttttcattttagacAAAGCACAAtcattttttagtaattttatttctgGTAAAACATGCTTTGGTTTCAGGTGCTACCTAGTTCTCTTTAGCACTTCAGTATAATGGAAGATGTAAAAAGTGCTCAAGAAAATTGTTCTCCGGCATCTTCTATGGCACCATTGGTTTCCCATGGGAATGTTTCTTCAAACAATGATGCTCCAATTAACCAAGACACAAATGGAAAAGTAGAACCTGACCATTTACTATCAGTGATGAACAGCTCTATatcaacattagaagatgaagaaggacATGAGCAGCAGACAATTGTGGTAGAAGAATGTGATAGTGGAACCAAACGGCAACCTTCTGATGGGCCCATAATTGGGCATGAGACTTTAAATTTTCCAGACAACACACCAAATACATTGAAGCCTCAAAGAGAGGAAAACTTTGTTGGTCTCTCTGAACCCACTCCTTCGTCCTCAGAAGAAAAACCTAATGCTGTTATGGAACAATTTCCAGAAGGTGGTTCTGTTCACAGGGACCATCTTCAACCAAATGATACTTCTGATGGACCTCCAGTTGAACAGGAAGCATGTCTTCCATTAACCAAGACAACCGACATTCTGGAGCCTCAGAAAGAAGGAAATGTAACAGATGATGCTTTACAACAATCTCAAGAAGATGGTTCTGTTATCAGCTTACATGGTCACGTCAATAATATAATTACACCTACTTCTTCTGCAAGAGTgacagaaataaaaaatgaccaTCAAGTAGAGCCATCAAATGACGTTGCTCTGGCCCAATTCACTTTCCCAGCTGCTGTTAAAAGACCAAATGCCATCAACACTAATAAAGTTCTTAGAAAGGGTAACTTAAACAGAAGTCTAATTGACACAGCAGCACCTTTTGAGTCTGTTAAAGCAGCCGTTTCCAAGTTTGGGGGAATTGTTGACTGGAAGGCGCATAAAGACCGGTCAGTGGAGGTATAGTCTTTTCCATGTTTATTTATTCCTATTACTTGGACTGCTATTCTAATTATGTAAATGTGACCTTGATTATCTTTCTAATCCTCTTCTGTTTGCAAAGTTTGTATTACGTTTAGCGAGGAAATCTAATTGCATCACTGTGTATTTCAATCTTGATTTTCACTTAAGACTTCTTTTTTCATTGGCGCTAGAGCAGCCATAGACAAGGGTgaaaaatcttttctttttttttctttagtaaGTTTTGACAGTGAATTTTAGTTTGCAAGAAGATGTGATCATAAGTTGAGATGATTGGTGAACTATCCATGTAGCTGATCCAACCAAGTGGGATTAAGTCTCGATATGTAGTTATGGATTCATTTTGCTCCAGTTTTACCTCTTTTAGTGTCCAAGTCATGTTCAGGTTTTTGAAACGTGTAAGATATTATAATACCTTTCATTTGACTTGCATCCCAGGATTGCACTTGATATAACTTGTTACTAGTTGCAAATATTTCATATATCCCATGTAAGCACCTTAAAATCTATCTGCTGGCCTATGCAGAGGCGCAAGTCTATAGAAGAAGAACTTGAGAAAGCACACGAGGAGATTCCAATGTATAAGAAACAGTCCCAGGCTGCCGAAGATGCAAAAATTAAAGTGCTGAAGGAGCTAGAAAGCACTAGGAGACTCATTGAAGAACTGAAGCTCAACCTTGAGAGAGCACAGACTGAAGAGCAACAGGCAAAACAAGATGCTGAACTTGCGAAGCTCAGGGTGGAAGAGATAGAGCAAGGGATTGCTGATGAAGCCAGTGTGGCAGCGAAGGCACAGCTTGAGGTTGCCCGAGCTAGGCGTGCAGCAGCTGATTCAGAGCTTAAAACTGTGAAAAACGAGTTGGAACAACTTTGCAATGATTATACTTTATTGGTGACCGAGAGAGATCTAGCTGTCAAGAAAGCTGAGGAGGCTGTTTCTGTGTCCAAAGAAGTTGAGAAGACAGTGGAAGAACTAACGATTGAACTTATTACAATAAAGGAATCCTTGGAGTCCACGCACACTGCCCATCTAGAGGCAGAGGAACAAAGAAATGGAGCTGTGATGGCAAGAGAGCAGGACACTCTCAACTGGGAGAAGGAACTGAAGGAGGCAGAAGAGGAACTAGATAGGCTAAACCAGAAGATTTTGTCTGTGAAGGATGTTAAATCTAAGCTGGATACTGCTTCATACTTGCTTGCAGACTTAAAAGCTGAATTAGCAGCTTATATGGAAGCAAAACTGAATCAGGAAAATAACAATGAAGAAAACTCAACAGGTGACTTGGAGGAACCAGAGAAGAGGACTCACGCTGGCATACAGGCAGCAGTTGATTTGTCTAAGAAGGAACTTGAAGAAGTGAAGCTCAATATTGAGAAAGCTACGGCTGAAGTAAAATGCTTGAAGGTAGCAGCCACGTCATTGAAGTTGGAGCTTGAAGGAGAAAAGTCAGCTCTTGCTGCTATCAGGCAGAGAGAAGGAATGGCATCTGTAGCAGTTGCATCTCTTGAAGCTGAGCTGACCAGGATTAAGTCAGAGATCGCCGTTGTTCAgatgaaagagaaagaagcaaGAGAGAAGATGGTGGAGGTTCCCAAGCTGTTACAGGAGGTGGCTCAAGAAGCAGATCAGGCAAAGTCACTTGCTCAAGCAGCTCGTGAGGAGTGGCGCAAGGCTACGGAAGAAGCAGAGCAAGCAAAGGCAGGTGCAAGGACCGTTGAGAGTAGATTACTTGCAGCTAAGAAGGAGATAGAGGCTGCAAAGGCTTCAGAACAGTTGGCATTAGCAGCTATTAAGGCTCTTAGAGAAAGTGAATCAGCTGAAAGCTCCAATAACGAGGATTCAGCAGCTGGAGTGACACTTTCTTTGGAGGAGTACTATGAACTTAGTAAGCGGGCCCATGAAGCGGAGGAGGAGGCTAACACGAGGGTTGCTACTGCAGTCTCCCAAATTGAGGTAGCCAAGGAGTCTGAGTTGAGAAGCTTGAAAAAGCTGGAGGAGGTGAACAGCGAAGTGGCTGCACAAAGTGAAGCACTGGAAATTGCTGTACGGAGAGCTGAGAAGGCCGAGGAAGGGAAGTTAGGTGTGGAACAGGAATTGAGAAAGTGGAGAGCTGAGAGCGAGCAGCGGAGAAAAGCTGGCGAGTCTGGTCAAGGAGCAGTTAACCCGACTAAGAGCCCCAGGTCAAGCTTTGAGGAGAAAAAAGAATGTAGTCAATCTTCCCAGGTACCAGAGCCTTCTGTGCCTGTCCGTAGGACAAGCCCAGGGTCAGCACAAGTGCCAGGAAGCACCACTGAAACTGACTCATCTCCAGAAATTAAGgtggcaaagaagaagaagagatcatTCTTCCCTCGGTTCTTCATGTTCTTGGGCAGGAAGAAGACACAACCGGCCAAGTCCAATTAATGCCGGATACATGACCGTCATATACCTAGCGTTCTGCCTCTATTTTTTTGGCAGTTCCTTGCACTGACTAGAAAATGCGTACATTCTGAAGGAGTTTATTGATTCCACATGCCTGGGTATTGTCTGTATGATAAGTTGATTGGAGTATATTCTTTTTATCAAGCGGAGAATACAGCGGCTGACGTGCTTGGAAGAAGTTAATAAGTTCGGAGGAACATATAAAAAAGGTGGTTCTGTAATGTTTTGCTTGTAACACTGGAATGTGGTAGCTGTTAATTTGGGTGAGATTCTCATACAACGAAAGGATTAAAGAGTTGCTCTTAGTCTGATTTTGTTTCTGGATTGCTCAAAGCAGAAATGGCCGCGTGCTGATGGAGGAATGAATATTCAGAACAACCTAGCTAGATCAAACCATCGATAAGCTGCAAACAAAGGTCAGTCCTCCCCGACTTATTCTTCTAAAACTGTTCCTCTCAAAGgcatttttaaggaaaataatatactTACAGAATTGCTGTACAGAAAAAGTTCATAGAATTATGTGAAACTGACAATTTTTGCTATCAGCAACCATTTATAAAGGGTACTTTGCCTTGTCCATGATGATCACATTGTAGTTATATCAAGATTTCTGTTTGTATATCATTTGTATGCTCACCTCTTCCAAGTacgtgtgtgtgtttgtgtgtgtagtttatatatatttatatatattctacaatttgtagaatatataaatatataaatttcttGAGTTTGGTTGTGTTGCCAAACTCAAGTTTATTTGTCATTGCAGGATTTTGTGCAAAAAACTGACACTAAAACGAGATGGCAATAACATTTTTATAGATATCTCTATGGTGAATTTTGGTCTTGTAAGAAATAGATAcaagaaatcaattaattttatccCGACTGTAGTGTAATCTTTCCTTTTATGACTAAGTAAATTACAATTTATCCGCTTGTCCATTCGTTTCATCGCTATCTATTACATTGGGAAGGCTTTAGTAATAACTGTTGAAATCTCACAAGCTCaagttgtgaaaatattttctttatgcaAACGAAAGGTAAAACCGTGTGCTAAAATGACCTCCTTACCCTCACAAAACAAAGAATCTTTTACGAAAATACCCTTTGTTATACATTGATCGGTATGGCAGCAACATATGAAAAGTGGATGCAGTGCATAAAAATAACACCCCAACCAATCATTAACGGCACGCTTCCAATTGACATGAATGAGAGGAGAAGACGTAGAAATGGAAAAAGTAGATTCAAGAAGCAGATCCGGCTAGAGTCTGAACTATAGTCGTGTGCCATGGATCGGAGAGGTGCTGTAGCAGGTTGTCGATGGGGCCCACATGGGTCACAGATGCTTGAACAAAGAAGCCAAGCATGGCTACCATTGCCAGCCGTCCTACATATATAACAGTGAAAGCTCACtttaatatgtgtgtgtgtgtatatatatatatatgtatataattgatcagagagaaagagaaaacatcctAGCAAGTGGGAACTAACTAACCGTTCTTGATCTCCTTCAGCTTCCATTCATGAGCATTCTTTATATCTTTGGCAAGGCCAAGAGGATTCAACAAAGGGCCTCCCGGGTAtctgttaaaattgtttaaaatgcCTCAAATGGTGCAAAAACACACTCACTCTAACACATACATTAAGTCAATATACAGAAATCCGTGTGTAGGTTCGTCGGACTTGGAAATGCAATGTTTTTGTAGTCTAAGAAGTTACCCACCCAGGTTCTAGACCTTCCAGTGCAGCTTCCAGCCCAAAGAAGGAGCCCTCCTTGGCTTGGGATCCTGGATTAGTGAAGTCCATGTACCTTTTGGTTTCAACGAAGCTGCAGCAtcaagtagaagaagaagagatgagaggaagacgggaagaaaaagatcaaaatgggCAGATCAAACGAAGCTTGGTTACCCCATCAAAATCAATTGGACAATCAACAGAGTTCTTGTGCTGGCAAAAGGAAATTTTGTGGCACCCGCTTCATACCACACTGGCAAATTGCTAATTCCAGTCACCCGCAGCAACTGTAATTTACCAAGTAAAATGTCATAAAAATAGTAACAATGCAAATCAAATAGTGAAACTTTGCAGTCCCTCACATCGGTGACAAGGATGCCAGCAACTCCGGCCATGGCGAAGCGAGCATGAACCAACTCGGCCTGCACAAACCACTTCAAGTTTTCGGGGTCCTCGCCCAACCCCAGGGGATCGAACCCGAAATCTCCAGCTAGGCTACACCATCAACCGAGCAAATGAAGAATTAGAAATTACCAAAGAAGAGACTTGCCACTTTGCAAGAGCCTCTCACCTTCCGTCCAAGTACGGGGGAGGATTGAGGCCGGGAAGCCATGTCGGGCGTGGTTGGGCTCGAGCTGCGACTCTGGAGTAACGAGCGACGTGTCCCTTTTTAGCAGGGGAAAATGCAACTGTAGCCCCTGACAGGGAATTGCCAATGCCGCTGGTGTGgaagggtgaagaagaagaagaagaagaagaagaagagcatgGCAGAAGTTGGAAGCCCCTTCCCAATGCAAACACCATCTTTAGTTCTCTATCTGCCAATCCCCAAACAGAGGGGATATAGGCCACAACATATATCCCAAGTGATCGGTttagcaaaacaaaaaagaaagcgTGGCCCACTTGTTCCACTTCTTTTGAGCCACTAGTGTACATGAGTTTAAATTGGAGGCCAGTAGATTTAGATAAGCCCTATTAGTGAATTTAGGGACTCAAAAGAGTTTCCCTATATCTATGACACGACATAATTGTCGAAGAGGCGCATTGACGGGTAAAAGGTGTTTGGATAGGCGCTTCATGGACTCGTTTGCTCCAGCAAACTTAGTGACACATCTCATGTTTAAGAATCATTATCTTAAACAAAATCACCAACTCCTATTTTGCTtactttttcacaaaaattgcAAACTATATTACTTATTCAAATTTTacaaatgaaaatatttcattatcGACTTGAGAGTGGGCAATTACAAAACATACACACGAGGTTTAGGATTTGTAAAACTTTTAAAAGGTTCtccttaaatatataatatgggtcaatcaaaaacataaagggtaaaaaatttcatctagcACCATTGATATTTGGTAAAAAGGTACTTTCCATCCTTTGGCTTTTAAATTTGTCACGAATCTCCTTTGATTTTATATACTGTATGCACCAAACCATTTATcgactattaatttttttttaaatattcaaaataccCATACTCTCTCCTTGAGCTTTAattgtaaacaaattaaaaaaaaaaaaaagaatattagtGATGGCTAATGACCATCATTAGTTGCCCACCATCATGCTAGAAGAACacatagaaaaaaagaaagatagaatGGGAGATTGACAAAAGAAGAGATAGGTTTCTCCCCATCGTCGATTGTTGACAATCGATGATAAGGAGAAATTTCATTGCTTTGTGTTCTAAATCGAAACCCATACCAAATCAGTTTTGATATGccttgcaaacttggagagAGGTAAAGCTACAAAAGAGTCACGAGATTTGAAAGGATGACAAgaatcacaagacctaaaagagtcgcgagacatggacatgaatcCCAGAGGGAAAATAAGTTGCAagagatcaaggaaataagccgaaggagcaagaggtcaagccgagaccaagtggtgAGGACTCATTCAGTCATATGACTAAGTGGGTGTGACACTGCTTTGATTTTTTGAacataactctctcgtctaagctccaattgaggtgattcaaaatc from Diospyros lotus cultivar Yz01 chromosome 8, ASM1463336v1, whole genome shotgun sequence carries:
- the LOC127808186 gene encoding protein WEAK CHLOROPLAST MOVEMENT UNDER BLUE LIGHT 1-like → MEDVKSAQENCSPASSMAPLVSHGNVSSNNDAPINQDTNGKVEPDHLLSVMNSSISTLEDEEGHEQQTIVVEECDSGTKRQPSDGPIIGHETLNFPDNTPNTLKPQREENFVGLSEPTPSSSEEKPNAVMEQFPEGGSVHRDHLQPNDTSDGPPVEQEACLPLTKTTDILEPQKEGNVTDDALQQSQEDGSVISLHGHVNNIITPTSSARVTEIKNDHQVEPSNDVALAQFTFPAAVKRPNAINTNKVLRKGNLNRSLIDTAAPFESVKAAVSKFGGIVDWKAHKDRSVERRKSIEEELEKAHEEIPMYKKQSQAAEDAKIKVLKELESTRRLIEELKLNLERAQTEEQQAKQDAELAKLRVEEIEQGIADEASVAAKAQLEVARARRAAADSELKTVKNELEQLCNDYTLLVTERDLAVKKAEEAVSVSKEVEKTVEELTIELITIKESLESTHTAHLEAEEQRNGAVMAREQDTLNWEKELKEAEEELDRLNQKILSVKDVKSKLDTASYLLADLKAELAAYMEAKLNQENNNEENSTGDLEEPEKRTHAGIQAAVDLSKKELEEVKLNIEKATAEVKCLKVAATSLKLELEGEKSALAAIRQREGMASVAVASLEAELTRIKSEIAVVQMKEKEAREKMVEVPKLLQEVAQEADQAKSLAQAAREEWRKATEEAEQAKAGARTVESRLLAAKKEIEAAKASEQLALAAIKALRESESAESSNNEDSAAGVTLSLEEYYELSKRAHEAEEEANTRVATAVSQIEVAKESELRSLKKLEEVNSEVAAQSEALEIAVRRAEKAEEGKLGVEQELRKWRAESEQRRKAGESGQGAVNPTKSPRSSFEEKKECSQSSQVPEPSVPVRRTSPGSAQVPGSTTETDSSPEIKVAKKKKRSFFPRFFMFLGRKKTQPAKSN
- the LOC127808187 gene encoding photosystem I chlorophyll a/b-binding protein 5, chloroplastic produces the protein MVFALGRGFQLLPCSSSSSSSSSSPFHTSGIGNSLSGATVAFSPAKKGHVARYSRVAARAQPRPTWLPGLNPPPYLDGSLAGDFGFDPLGLGEDPENLKWFVQAELVHARFAMAGVAGILVTDLLRVTGISNLPVWYEAGATKFPFASTRTLLIVQLILMGFVETKRYMDFTNPGSQAKEGSFFGLEAALEGLEPGYPGGPLLNPLGLAKDIKNAHEWKLKEIKNGRLAMVAMLGFFVQASVTHVGPIDNLLQHLSDPWHTTIVQTLAGSAS